The window CTGTGCTGCTTGGCAGTTGGGTACAGCACTGCTTTGAGCCAGCCTAGCCTGCAGGTCCTTTTCTGGGTAGTACTGTCGGCGAGTTGGCGGATGTCATGAAGAATTTCGGTTGCTCCGTTGAGACGTCTCACTGTCAGCCGCATCGCTAGGAGCGAGGTAGCGTTCGGCAAACTGCCGGAGGGAGCGCTGCTGATTGTCGACCCAATGTGCGCCATTCGAGGTTCCCCTCGGCTGCCCAGTAAACTGTCAGCCAGGAAGGACTCGATGAGTGAGATGCTAGTCTGCTATGTTGCAACTCGCATGGTCTGTTTGGGGGTGGAGCCATCGTGAGCGCGCCAAGTGCGGCACTACAGCGGCTACGGCTGCGTACGGAGCTCCGCAGGGCACGTGTCGCCGCCGATCTCACACAGCGCCAGGTCGCGGCGAAGATGGAGTGGAGCCCCTCCAAGCTGATCCGTATCGAGGCGGGCGAGGTCGGCATCTCCGTCAACGACCTGCGCCCTCTTCTCGCCGCGTACGGGATCGGTGACCGGCGCAAGATCGATGCCCTGCTCGATCTGGCCCGGGGCAGCCGGAAGATGCCCTTCACGGAGTTCCGGGACGTGTACGGCAAGGAGTTCCTCCAGTTCCTCGCCCTGGAGTCGGCGGCGTCGATCATCCGGCACTACGGCTCGCTGGTGATCCCGGGCCTCCTCCAGACCGAGGAGTATGCGCGGGCCGTCATGACGGCCTACGACAAGGGGGTCTCCGACGAGGCGCTGGACCGTGCCGTCGAGGCGCGGCTCACCCGTCAGGAGGTGCTGTCCGCCGAAGGCGGGCGCCAACTGTTCTTCATCCTCGACGAGTCGGTCGTGCGCAGGCGCGTCGGCGGGCGTGGGGTGATGCGGGCCCAGCTGGAGCGGCTTGCCGAGCTGGGAGCCGAACCGCACATCACCATCCAGGTCCTGCCGTTCAGTATCGGCACCCATCCGGCCATGCAGGGGCCCTTCACGCTCTTCGAGTTCGAGGCCGAGGAGATGCCGGACTCGCTGTATCTGGAAGACCCTCGCGGCGGCACCTACGCCGGCAACTCGGCCGAGGAGACGGGGCGTTATCTGGAGACGTTCTGGGAGCTGGAAGACCTGGCCATCAAGGACGAGGCCGGCGTCGTGCTGCCCAGGCTCGCGGCCAGGATGGGTGAGGGATCCGACGACCTGGAGACGCTTCTGGAGAACGAAGCGGAGTAGCGGGAGCCTTCCCGCCCTACGGACTGCGTCAACTCGCGTTGGTGTGCGGGATGTTGGCGGGTTTCAGCTCTCCATGTCCGGATGACCCCGCACTATCCTGAAAGAGGTGCTGCCTGCCCGCGCGCCAGCGGTACGAGGGGAAGCCGCGGTGGGGCCTTTGCACCCGGGCTGGAGGAGAAGCGTGGGTGGCTCATGGGCATGGCGCAAGAGCAGCGCGAGTACGGGTGGAGGGGGCAACTGCGTCGAAGTCGCCTGGACCGGTGAAGCCGTGCTGGTACGCGACTCGATCCGCTCTCGTGGCCGCGTCGTCGCCCTCGGACCGACGGCGTGGTGTGCCTTCCTCGGCCTGATGGCGACTCCCTCGCCGCGAGACACCCCACCTTCTCCGCACGAAACGACGGCCCGCGCCTGAGGCATCCGGCGCGGGCCGTCGTCGTGCCCCGGTCAGTGGCGCGGTGCTCGGCCCAGGCCCAGCGCCACCAGCCCCGCCGCCCCCAGCACGATCGCCGCGTCCAGGGCCACCACCGTGTGGACGCCGGAGAGGAGGTTCGGGGATGTGGTGGCCAGGATGCCGAGGAGGGGGATGCCGATGGTGAGGCCGACCTGCTGGGTGGAGGTCACCAGGCCGGTGGCGAGGCCCTGTTCGTGGTCGGGGACGCCCGAGGTGACGGTCAGGCCGTACGAGATGATCGCGCCCAGGTGGCACATGCAGGCCAATGACACCGCGGCCGTGGCCAGCCAGATCGACCCTCCGCCGGTGCCGAGGGCGAGCAGGGAAGCGATGAACGCGCCCTGGCCGGCGAGCGAGGCGACCAGTGTGCGGCGGGCGCCGAGGCGGCCGATGATCCTCGGGGCGCAGGCGCCCGCCACCGCGGACATCACGCCCACGAAGCCGAAGACCAGGCCCGTCTCGAAGGCCGACAGACGCAGCGTCTCCTGGAGGTAGAGCGTCAGGACGAAGATCACCGTCGACATCATCGAGAAGGTGACCAGGCCGCCCAGATTGCCCCACGCCACTGTGCGGCGGCCCAGCATCGGCAGGGAGACCAGGGGCTCCGCGGTGCGCGACTCGACGTATCCGAAGAGTGCGAGCAGGGCGACTCCGGCGATCAGGGCCGCGATCACGTCCGCGCTGCCGAAGCCGCGTTCCGCCGCCGTCGACAGGGCGTAGATCAGGGCGAGCAGACCGCCGGTGACCGTCACCGCGCCCGGGACGTCCAGGCGGGGGCGGTCGCTGTGGCGGGACTCCGGGAGCAGGGTCGGTGCCAGGGGCAGCACGATCAGGGCGAAGAGCGTCAGCAGGCCCATCGTGGAGCGCCAGCCGAACGCGTCGGTCAGCACCCCGCCCGCCACCATCCCGACGGTGAAGCCGAGCGAGAGCAGCGTGCCGCTGATGCCGAGGGCACGGTCGCGGGCCGGGCCCTCCGGGAACGTCGTCGTCAGCAGCGACATGCCCGTCGGTACGATCGCCGCCGCGCCGAGGCCCTGCAACGCCCGTCCGGCCAGGAACGACGCCGGGTCCCAGGCGAAGGTCGCGAGCAGCGAGGCCGCGCCGAAGAGGGCGAGCCCGGCGAGGAACAGCCTGCGGCGCCCGTACAGGTCACCCATCCGTCCGAAGAGCAGCAGGAATCCGCCGGACGGCAGGGCGAACGCCGTGACCGCCCACTGGAGGGCCGACTGGCTCATGCCCAGGTCCTGGCCGAGAACCGGCAACGCCACGTTCAGCACGGAGAAGTCGAGGGCGACCATGAACTGGGCCGCGCAGAGGACGAACAGGACCAGTTTGTCCCGGGTGGAGAGGTGAGGGGCGGGGGCCGCCGGTTCTTGAGCGGTTGGTTCGTGTTCGTGTTCGTGTTCGGGCTCGTGCACAGGGGTGGGTGCGGAGGATTCGATCGCCATGGGCACGAGCTTGTGGGCGTCGGAATATCGGTGGGGAGCCGGAACTTATGCTGGTGGTCGCAACACCAGCCACCCGGAGGGGGATTCCTACGTGGTTGACGACGTGCTCAAGACCCGTCGGCTGAGTGAGCTGCGTGAGTTCCTGATGAGCCGCCGGGCGAGGGTGTCCCCGGCCCAGGCCGGGCTGCCGGACGGCGGTGCCCGTCGGCGTACTCCCGGGCTGCGTCGCGAGGAGGTCGCCGTGCTCGCCGGTGTCGGCGCCTCCTGGTACCAGTGGCTGGAGCAGGGGCGGGACATCTCCGTGTCGCCGCAGGTGCTCGACTCGGTGGCCCGTGTGCTGCGGCTGAGCAACGCCGAGCGGCGCCATCTGTATCTGCTCGCCGGGCTCAATCCGCCCGCGCCCGAGGTCGCGCCGGGGGACCGGGACATGTGCGAGGGGCTGCGGCGGCTGATCGACACCTGGATGCCGTATCCGGCGCACATCATGGACGCGTACTACAACTGCGTCATGTACAACGACGCCGCCGGGGCGGTTCTCGGCATGCGTCCCAAGGACGTGCAGAACTGCCTCCTCGACTTCTTCACCGACCCGCTCTACCGGGGGCGGTCGCTGACCTGGCAGGAGAACGCCCGGACGGTCGTCGCCCAGTTCCGCGCCTCCTGCGCGGCCGCTCCCGACGACGAGGGGTTCCAGGACGTACTGGCCCGGGTGAAGGCGGCCAGTGCCGAGTTCACGGAGCTGTGGGAGCGGCGGGACATCGAGGCTCCGGGGCAGACCCGCAAGGAGCTCGACCATCCGCTGGTCGGGGTGCTGGTCCTGGAGGCGACCGCCATGAAGGTGCCGGCGCGGCCCGACCTCACGATCGTGCTGCACACGCCGCTGCCCGAGGCCAACACCTCGACGAAGCTGGAGTGGCTGGCCTCCGCGGAGGGGCGGCGTGGGGCGATGTATCCGGTTGCTGGGTAGCTGGGTAGTGGCCGGGTTGGTGGGGGGCGGCGTTGGCCCGGGGATGCTGGGATGAGTGTGCAGGGTTTGCAGGTGTGTCGGGTCTACGGCTGGGCGGTGTCGCGTACCGCCGCGCGGGAGGCGGGTCGGGCTTCGTATGCTCTGGGCATGACCGACAGCACCGCGCTCGATCCCGAGGACCGCAAGATCGTCACCCTGGCCCGTTCCGTACGGGCCCGCAATGGTGTGCCCGAGGGGGCGGCCGTGCGTGACGAGACCGGCCGTACGTATGTTGCGGGGAGCGTTGACCTGCCTTCTCTGCGGCTCAGTGCGCTGCAGACCGCGGTGGCCATGGCTGTGGCTTCCGGGGCGAAGGCGTTGGAGGCGGGGGCCGTGGTGACCGAGGCGGAGTCCTTGGCGGACGGTGATCTGGCGGTTGTGCGGGATCTTGGTGGGCCTGGGGCGGTTGTGCTGGTCGCTGGGGTTGATGGGGAGGTTCGGGTGCGGGTTGCCGTGGGCTGAGGCCCCGGGCGTTTTTCTTCCCCAGCCCCACCCCTTCCCGAAACTGGGGGCTCCGCCCCCAGACCCCCGGCGGGTGCGATTTCGGGTGCGGGTTCGTTGTGGCTTGTCGCGCAGTTCCCCGCGCCCCTTCTAGGGGCGCGGGGGCGGAGCCCCCGAGGCATGGGCCCCACCGGTCGACTTCGGCCACATCTTCGGCCGGCGGAAGATTCCCCACCGCTTCTCTTGCAATCCCGGGCCGCTCGCGTCTCAATGGACGACAGCTCTTCCGACGGACCGTCAGATTCGTCGCCGCGCAGCGTGCCCGCACACCGCTCGTGGTGACTGGTCCGTGCGCACGTGAATCCCCGCACCGTCGCCGGCCCGCCGAACAGGCACCGGTGGCAAGCACGCGTGCCCGCACGACGGCGCGCCCGTCGAGCGTCCCCACATGGCAATTCCCGTACAAGGGAAGGGAATCCCCCAATGAGATGCAAGCGACTCGGAATCGGTGCGGCGTTAGCCGCCGGCACCCTCGCCGCCGGCCTGGCCCTCGCTCCGGGTGCCGCAGCCGTCGTCCCCCAGTCCGCCACGATCATCGCCGACTGCGGCGCCTACGGCGGCGGTGAGGCCACCCTCACGGCCACCCAGACCGGCACCTCCGCCACCATCACCCTCAGCTCGTCCGAGATCACCTCCCCGCTCGCCCTCGGCGCGGACTCGATCGTCTCCACACTCACCATGGTGAAGGCGGGCGGCGGCACGACCGCCTTCACGGGCACCAAGAACCCCGCCATGGACGCGGGTGACGGCGTCTCGGTCGGCCCGCTGACCGGCACCGTCGCGCCCGGCGACAGCCTGGAGGCGAACGGCGGCTCCCTGCGGATGGTGATCTTCGGATTCATCACCGTGACGTGTACGGCGCAGGGGCCGCAGTCGCCGGGCCCGTTCGTGTTCGAGTGAGCCCCGGGCGGCAGCCCTCTCCGTAACCCCCACGAGGCAACCCTCCCCGCGAGGCAACCCCCCACGAGCAAGTCGAGCCATGGACCGGTGTCGCCTGCGCGCGGCGGCACCGGTCTTCGTGCTCAACTGCCCTGTTGTGCAACGAAGTTGACAGAAGCTGATGGCCCATCAGTTGACGTCCGGCGATTCCATTGACTTTTCACACAACCAACACATCAATGTCCCCCTGTCGGCGCAGAAGAACGCGGAAGAGCCGCTGCGCCCGCATCCTCAGGAGGGGCAACCATGGGTTCAGGAACCCGAAGACGCCACCGTTGGGCGGCACTTCTCGGAGCGACCGCGCTCGCGGTCACCGGGGGAGGTGCGCTCGCCTGTCCCGCGAGCGCGGAGCCTCAGCAGGTCGAGTTCGCCACGCACTGCGTCCCGCCGCCCATCGCGGGCATCCCGCCGATCGACGGCACCACCACCGCCAGGATCACGGTGGACAACGCCACGCCCAAGGTGGGCGACACGGTCACCGTCACGTACACGGTGGTCAAGCCCGCCGCGTCCAACCCGGTCGACATCGCCCTGCCCGCCGACATCATGACGCCCACCGGCAAGGTCACCCTCGGTGGCGTGCAGACCGGTGCCGTCACGGTCGCGGGCCCGAAGAAGAACGACCCGGTACCGGGGAAGGGCGCCTTCCCGTCCTTCTCGATGACCGGCACCTTCACGGTCACCACAC is drawn from Streptomyces liliifuscus and contains these coding sequences:
- a CDS encoding cytidine/deoxycytidylate deaminase family protein, with amino-acid sequence MTDSTALDPEDRKIVTLARSVRARNGVPEGAAVRDETGRTYVAGSVDLPSLRLSALQTAVAMAVASGAKALEAGAVVTEAESLADGDLAVVRDLGGPGAVVLVAGVDGEVRVRVAVG
- a CDS encoding helix-turn-helix transcriptional regulator, translating into MSRRARVSPAQAGLPDGGARRRTPGLRREEVAVLAGVGASWYQWLEQGRDISVSPQVLDSVARVLRLSNAERRHLYLLAGLNPPAPEVAPGDRDMCEGLRRLIDTWMPYPAHIMDAYYNCVMYNDAAGAVLGMRPKDVQNCLLDFFTDPLYRGRSLTWQENARTVVAQFRASCAAAPDDEGFQDVLARVKAASAEFTELWERRDIEAPGQTRKELDHPLVGVLVLEATAMKVPARPDLTIVLHTPLPEANTSTKLEWLASAEGRRGAMYPVAG
- a CDS encoding DUF397 domain-containing protein encodes the protein MGGSWAWRKSSASTGGGGNCVEVAWTGEAVLVRDSIRSRGRVVALGPTAWCAFLGLMATPSPRDTPPSPHETTARA
- a CDS encoding MFS transporter; protein product: MAIESSAPTPVHEPEHEHEHEPTAQEPAAPAPHLSTRDKLVLFVLCAAQFMVALDFSVLNVALPVLGQDLGMSQSALQWAVTAFALPSGGFLLLFGRMGDLYGRRRLFLAGLALFGAASLLATFAWDPASFLAGRALQGLGAAAIVPTGMSLLTTTFPEGPARDRALGISGTLLSLGFTVGMVAGGVLTDAFGWRSTMGLLTLFALIVLPLAPTLLPESRHSDRPRLDVPGAVTVTGGLLALIYALSTAAERGFGSADVIAALIAGVALLALFGYVESRTAEPLVSLPMLGRRTVAWGNLGGLVTFSMMSTVIFVLTLYLQETLRLSAFETGLVFGFVGVMSAVAGACAPRIIGRLGARRTLVASLAGQGAFIASLLALGTGGGSIWLATAAVSLACMCHLGAIISYGLTVTSGVPDHEQGLATGLVTSTQQVGLTIGIPLLGILATTSPNLLSGVHTVVALDAAIVLGAAGLVALGLGRAPRH
- a CDS encoding helix-turn-helix domain-containing protein, whose translation is MSAPSAALQRLRLRTELRRARVAADLTQRQVAAKMEWSPSKLIRIEAGEVGISVNDLRPLLAAYGIGDRRKIDALLDLARGSRKMPFTEFRDVYGKEFLQFLALESAASIIRHYGSLVIPGLLQTEEYARAVMTAYDKGVSDEALDRAVEARLTRQEVLSAEGGRQLFFILDESVVRRRVGGRGVMRAQLERLAELGAEPHITIQVLPFSIGTHPAMQGPFTLFEFEAEEMPDSLYLEDPRGGTYAGNSAEETGRYLETFWELEDLAIKDEAGVVLPRLAARMGEGSDDLETLLENEAE